ATTCATTCATAATGATATCTTGCATATTTGTTTTGCCTTGTAAAACATGAGAGAGCATAATACGGTTGTAGTTTGGATGAGGTTCATCTCCAAAAATAGTAATCTCATATGAATCACTATCATGTTTTAATATTTCTTCCATACAGCGTATGCCAGCCATACCATTTCCGATCATAACTAAACGTTTTTTCATTTTCGTTTCCCCTTTTTCTGTGAAATGTTGAACAAAGGATTATGTTTTTATTATAGAAAATCAAAAAAGGAAGAGATGTGATGTTTATCACATTTTTATAATGATTCACAAATTGTTAAAATTCGGATTTATTCGAGAGGGATGTGTATAGTCTTTACCAAATGAAAGAGCAGGACATAAGTATGTATACTCATGTCCTGCTCTTTATTTATGCTCTCGTAATGGCACGTGGAAATAAAATATTATTTTCTAAATGAATGTGCTCAAATAAATCAGACTCTAGCGCTTCAAGACGTTGGTAAACAAGTCGATAAGTACCGCAAGCTCCTTCTGGAGGAGTAAAGTCATTTGTAACTTTACGAAGTTCTTTAATAATGTTGCCTGCGTGGTTATGTTCATTTTCCAACTCATCTACTATTTTACGTAATTTCACATAGTTTTCGTCAATTGGATTTTGTTCAAATTCTAAAATTAATGGGAAATCTTCTGTTTCTTCTTTAATTAAATGCTGTTCTAATTCCATCTTTAATTCGTGAAATAGCTTATGAATTTGAGCTAAGTGAGGCTGACTTGCTCCGTGGACGCGTAATACTTTCGTCACATACGGACTTAACTGTGGTAATTCTTCA
This DNA window, taken from Bacillus cereus ATCC 14579, encodes the following:
- the ric gene encoding iron-sulfur cluster repair di-iron protein yields the protein MEHTFTETSIVGEIVTQFPKASNLFKSYRIDFCCGGNKPLIDAIHERNLSATEVLTELNTLYHNTKRLNESEIDWKNASYRELIDYVINKHHRYLNEELPQLSPYVTKVLRVHGASQPHLAQIHKLFHELKMELEQHLIKEETEDFPLILEFEQNPIDENYVKLRKIVDELENEHNHAGNIIKELRKVTNDFTPPEGACGTYRLVYQRLEALESDLFEHIHLENNILFPRAITRA